One Papaver somniferum cultivar HN1 chromosome 10, ASM357369v1, whole genome shotgun sequence genomic window carries:
- the LOC113315108 gene encoding probable inositol transporter 2: protein MHRGSTEIVETDRPKCKEETVPPDDVVDHPLDRYRIYNIVTGSLIFGYYYGFILSRFYIQDDIQSIKQEIIRTGVLGAVIGSAIGGWINDFLGRKFAILFANALIFVSGVLLSIGDCSSDCWLATVWKTYIGLGVGMASITSPIYILEVSSTHLQEHLHTRNCMLFAVGKFIFFCADTKVTSYIQELEKTSDYMIAVVGFPALLQFVIMLSLPDSPIWLYKRNRKEAAIKEALRKIYSSDEVVEKELGALSMSIKNETDCQDEKDSSVRSILLRIRTTWANPLERTKIVVSIGVQVAEQLMSENMIMYVLPCIMRMGGIFVSPNPKWDIWYMKFSLLTWCGLYGIHGSGLPYFTMKLRRRKTLLVKSYRMMVGLFVLSVIFIISPDNTEGVSKLETVTHFGDSACSSYISAPDADTWNCATCLRAGCGFCAGIDDKLMRAPGGACLTIEPNGTSASCLAEHRIWFTQDSVTRQCGISLPGAASIEFLLVCVVPYTFALESHMCSRMYKAEVRGKLVGTVAATNWIFFLAVIVSSYIINKVVGFPFSMLLISLISFSVTRLIKWSYLSVPEMKGSFQSEDSQSKVS, encoded by the exons ATGCACAGAGGTTCAACAGAAATTGTTGAGACAGATCGCCCGAAATGCAAAGAGGAGACTGTACCACCTGATGATGTAGTTGATCATCCTCTCGACCGGTATCGCATATATAATATTGTGACTGGATCACTTATATTTGGTTATTACTATG GATTTATcctctcgagattttatatccaaGATGATATCCAGTCGATTAAACAG GAAATCATACGGACAGGTGTACTAGGGGCAGTGATTGGTTCGGCAATTGGGGGTTGGATAAATGACTTTCTAGGTCGAAAATTTGCAATCTTATTTGCCAATGCATTGATATTCGTCAGTGGAGTTCTACTGTCTATTGGTGATTGTTCCTCTGATTGTTGGTTGGCAACTGTTTGGAAGACATATATAGGTTTGGGGGTCGGAATGGCATCAATAACCTCACCTATATACATATTAGAAGTTTCTTCAACTCATCTTCAAGAACACCTTCATACTCGAAATTGTATGCTTTTTGCTGTTGGAAAATTCATCTTCTTTTGTGCTGATACCAAAGTTACTTCTTACATTCAG GAGCTAGAGAAGACTTCGGATTATATGATCGCAGTAGTAGGGTTTCCAGCTCTACTTCAATTTGTGATAATGTTGTCGCTCCCTGATTCACCTATTTGGCTATATAAAAGA AACCGGAAAGAGGCCGCAATTAAAGAAGCTTTGAGGAAAATTTACAGTTCTGATGAAGTTGTTGAGAAAGAGCTTGGTGCATTAAGTATGTCAATTAAGAATGAAACAGATTGTCAAGATGAAAAAGACTCTTCTGTTAGGAGTatcttgcttaggataaggacaACATGGGCTAATCCTTTAGAACGCACAAAGATTGTTGTTAGCATTGGTGTGCAAGTCGCGGAACAGTTAATGAGTGAAAACATGATAATGTATGTTCTTCCCTGTATCATGAGGATGGGTGGCATCTTTGTATCACCGAACCCTAAATGGGACATCTGGTACATGAAGTTTTCTTTATTAACGTGGTGTGGTCTATATGGTATTCATGGTTCAGGTCTTCCTTACTTTACTATGAAACTTCGGAGGAGGAAAACTTTGCTTGTCAAATCATACCGTATGATGGTGGGTCTTTTTGTGTTAAGCGTCATCTTTATAATATCACCAGATAATACTGAAGGAGTGAGTAAATTGGAGACTGTCACCCATTTTGGTGATAGTGCATGTTCGAGTTATATTTCAGCTCCAGATGCAGATACATGGAACTGTGCGACATGCCTTCGAGCAGGATGTGGGTTTTGCGCTGGTATTGATGACAAACTCATG CGTGCACCTGGCGGTGCCTGCTTGACGATAGAACCTAATGGGACATCAGCATCCTGTTTGGCTGAACATCGGATTTGGTTCACACAAGATTCCGTCACAAGGCAATGCGGAATAAGTCTTCCTGGAGCAGCATCTATTGAATTTTTACTAGTCTGTGTTGTTCCCTATACATTTGCGTTGGAATCACATATGTGTTCAAGGATGTACAAGGCAGAAGTTAGAGGCAAACTTGTCGGGACGGTTGCAGCGACTAACTGGATCTTCTTCCTTGCGGTCATTGTATCATCTTATATAATAAATAAAGTTGTAGGGTTTCCCTTCTCAATGCTACTCATCAGTTTGATTTCTTTCTCTGTTACTCGGTTGATCAAATGGTCTTATTTGTCGGTACCTGAGATGAAAGGTTCCTTCCAGTCGGAAGATAGTCAGTCAAAAGTCAGTTGA